From one Rattus rattus isolate New Zealand chromosome 15, Rrattus_CSIRO_v1, whole genome shotgun sequence genomic stretch:
- the Stard6 gene encoding LOW QUALITY PROTEIN: stAR-related lipid transfer protein 6 (The sequence of the model RefSeq protein was modified relative to this genomic sequence to represent the inferred CDS: substituted 1 base at 1 genomic stop codon), which yields MDYKAIAQQSTEQVLAYNQDLSGWKVVKTSKKVTVSSKASKLFQGNLYRIEGVIPESPAHLSDFLYKSEHRVSWDKSLKAFNVIHKIDSDTLICHTVTQSFAMGSISPRDFIDLVHIKHQEGNVDIISTRSVEFPGYPPTSHYIRGYNHPSGYVCSPLKENPAYSKLVVFVQTEMKGKLLASVIEKSMPSNLVSFFLNVKDGLKTHKASIPALRSHHSMHSAVHKKKXSYAAIKPEISDGTNYY from the exons ATGGACTATAAGGCAATCGCCCAGCAATCTACTGAACAAGTTTTAGCTTACAATCAAGACCTGTCTGGCTGGAAAGTCGTTAAAACTTCA AAAAAGGTAACTGTTTCCAGCAAGGCCTCTAAACTATTCCAAGGAAACCT ATACCGTATTGAAGGAGTAATTCCAGAATCACCAGCTCACCTCTCTGATTTCCTCTACAAATCTGAACACAGAGTTTCATGGGATAAATCTTTGAAAGCATTCAACGTGATACACAAGATTGATTCG GACACACTTATATGCCACACCGTCACACAAAGTTTTGCCATGGGCTCAATTTCCCCTAGAGACTTTATCGACTTAGTACACATCAAGCACCAGGAAGGGAATGTGGACATTATCAGTA CTAGGAGTGTGGAGTTCCCAGGATACCCTCCCACGTCACATTATATCCGTGGCTATAACCATCCCTCCGGCTATGTGTGCTCACCTCTCAAGGA AAACCCAGCATATTCCAAGCTAGTGGTGTTTGTCcagacagaaatgaaagggaaattgCTTGCCTCAGTAATTGAGAAGTCTATGCCTTCCAACTTAGTAAGCTTCTTCCTCAATGTGAAAGACGGCCTAAAGACACACAAagcctcaatcccagcacttcgtTCACATCACAGTATGCACTCTGCTgtacacaaaaagaaataaagctatgCTGCCATTAAACCAGAGATCTCAGACGGCACAAACTACTACTAG